ATTCAATCGGAACTAAACGAAATGGCGGGCAAGATAGTTATGGTGAAGTTAAGGGACGGCACAACCGTGAGGGGCGTCCTCAAGAGCTTTGATCAACACATGAACCTCCTCCTAGAGGACTCCGAGGAAATAATTGATCCAAAGACCTCAGTGAAGAGGGGCCTCGTAATGATAAGGGGGGATACGGTTTTATTCGTGTCCCCACTATAGGTGATTAGGCATGGGTACAGGCACACCCACATTTGGAAGAATGAATAGGGGCAAAAGCCACATAACTTGCCCCCGCTGTGGTCGCCACTCCTATAATGTAGTTAAGGGCGTTTGCGCAGCTTGTGGCTGGGGCAAGTCAAAGAAGCTCAGGAGATATTCCTGGCAACACAAGAAAATAAATGGTAGGCGATTAATCTAATNCCTCCGGGCCCCACATAGATTATTGGGCTAAGTCAATGGTGCCCACGAGGGGCTCCGCCCCATCTCCAGTCACTAAAACAGTATCCTCAAACTGAGCAACATATCCCTTCCCGCCCTCAATGAGGGTGGCGTAACCATAAAGCACTCCCCGCCTCATTAATTGATTTATTATGGGCATAGTGGAGTCCCGGAAGTCTCCCTGCAACCACCGCGGCGTGAACGGCAGCGAGTTAAACCTTGAGTAAATTAGTTCAGCTGCCTCCTCTAATTCCTTCCCCAACTTCTTCACAGCCACGCGCTCAACTCTATATATGGTGATCGTTTTCCCATCCACGACGTGCCCCTTCCCATTGGTAACGAATGGCTCTATCGCATACGTCTCCCCCGGCATCACCTTCTCCCCAGTCTCCGCCTCTATGTTGGGGACGGAGACCCCAGCATGAAGCAGATACCTCCTAATCAGGTGGCCAGTTAAGTTCTCTATTGGCCTATAACCGTAGCTCCTAATGGTTTTCTCAATTATGGCCCCCACCCTACCCATTTGTGTTCCCGGCTTGAAGTTATCAATGGCATTGCCTAGAGCCGCCTTGGCTGCCCTCGCCATCATTGAGAACGCGTCATTGAAGTAAACCGTGACCGCGGCGTCGGTTATATATCCATCTATGTGGGCCCCCGCATCTATTTTCACAATGGAATTGCTGGGTATCGTTAATTCATCTCCAATCAATGCCGTGTAATGGGCAGCCACCTCATTGATTCCAATATTGGTTGGAAACGCGGGTTCCGCGCCATACTCCTTAACCGTTTCCTCAACTAGGTTACATAGCTCTATTACCTTCATGCCTGGATGAGCGGCATCAACTGCTCTCCTCAATGCTGCCCTCAATGCCCTGCCCGAGTCCTTATACTTCCGCACGGCCTCCTCATCCATGATTAGTCAAGGTTAGTTCAGCTTAAAACACTGTCGGGCAGAATCATTAAGGCTCAGCAACGGTTTAGGCAATGCTTATTAATGCACGGCCCCATCATTACTTCATGGATGAGCAGGTCAAGTCACTAGTGAGGAACACGGCTGGATTAATAAACATGGCTCTAAGCATAAAGCCCACGGAGTGCATAGAGAAAAACCTAAGCACAATAACCAATAATGCCATTGCAGCCCTAAAGATGCTTGTGCCCGAATTATCGGGCTCAATAGATGAATTGGCGCCTAAATTCATTAAGATCCAGGAAATGAGCAAGGCATTGGCCGGCAATCCAAGCATTGAGGGATACATAGACTCCGTTATGTCCATCTTCTCGCGGTTCAACGTTGATCCAGGCATATGGGCTGCCTTCACAACGCTGGAGGCCATGTACGCCATCCAGACATGCGGCAATGAGTCGGGCAAGTACTTCCTAGTTAGAACAATACTGGCGGGCTCCCTCCCATTTAACCTATACATAACCATGCTGAACCACGTCGGCGTGGATAATCAANTCGCCGTGGAATTATTCAAATCATTATTATCCCAAGCCCAGTGATCGGCATAAAGGATTGCTGCATCAAAAAGCAGCTTGATTTTTAGGCAAATGAATTATTCCCAAATCATCTGCCTGTGATCAGCATTGTTTCCTCCGATTGCTTGTTGCGGGCGCCTTCATGCATCATTAAGTCCCTTATCGCTATGCGTATGGCTTCAGAACGACTTGGGAATATTCCTCTCTTTACTAACTCATCAAGTTCCTCCAGAATTTGCTTGGGGAGATGCACGGATATAAGTACCATTTTCTCCTTGCTCTTCGTTTTAGGCATAGGATAAGTAAGTCGATTTACGGCTTTTTAACGTTGTGGTTCATCTTAAACGTATATATGAGCATCAAGCCTTAGGCTGGCTTTCCCTTGTTTTTNCCCCCTCATCCTTTACCGATTCGAATATGGGCGACTTGTAGTACCTCCTAGATACCTCGCTCGGCACATTTGTCAGCTCATCCTCAGGCAATATGCTTAACGCGTCCCAAGCTATGTCAAGCGTGTTCTCGAAGCTCCTCCTCTCATAGTAGCCCTGAGCAATGAATTTCTTCTCGAACTCAACCGCGAATCTAAGATACCTCCTCTCCCTCCAACTCAAGTTATTCTCGCCCACAAGTATCGCTAGATTCCTTATATCGGATGCCCTAGCATATGCTGATATTAATTGATTAGCCACGTACTTATGATCCTCCCTAGTTTTTCCCTCGCCTATCGCATCCTTCATCAACCTGGAGAGACTCATCAAGACATCGAAGGGCGGATAAATGCCTCTGCCCCACATGGATCTGGAGAGAACCAGTTGGCCCTCAGTTATGTAGCCGGATAAATCGGGTATCGGGTGAGTTATATCATCGTGAGGCATGGTTAATATCGGGAATTGAGTCACGCTTCCCTTCCTGCCATGGGCCCTCCCAGCCCTCTCATAAATCGAGGCTAGATCAGTATACATATAGCCCGGGTACCCNCTCCTGCCCGGTAATTCGCCTTTTGATGATGAGAGCTCCCTAAGCGCCTCCGCGTAATTAGTTAAGTCAGTCAATATGACGAGGACATGGTAATCACGCCACCAAGCCAAGTACTCGGCTATAGTTAATGCTATTCTCGGCGTTAATATCCTCTCGGCAACGGGGTCGCTGGCCAAGTTAAGAACCATGACTAGCCTCCTCAATGCCCCGGTCCGCCTAAACTCATCCAGGAAGAAAAGCGCCTCCTCGGTCTTTAACCCAACCGCTGCGAAGACTATGGCGAACTCCGACTCAGCTCCCCTAACAGTTGCCTGCCTCGCGGCTTGCGCCGCCATCATGTTATGGGGGAGGCCGGTCCCGCTGAATATGGGTAGTTTCTGTCCCCTAACCATTGTGTAAAGACCATCTATAGCGCTTATCCCTGTCTCTATGGGTTCCTCCGGGTAATCCCTAGCATATGGATTCAGCGGCTCCCCATTCACGTCCAGGAACTCCTCCGGAGGAGGCATGGGTAATCCATCCCTGGGCTCCCCCCTCCCATTAAGTACCCTACCCAGCAGGTCCTCGCTGACCCTGACGTCGAATGTCTTGCCCCTAAACCTAACCGTGGATCCAAGGGCCGGCAGCCCCAGGGTGCCCGTGAGCACTTGCGCTATTGCATAGTCAGGCCCCACCTCCACTACCTGCACTAGCCTTGGTTCCCCATCGGGTCCCTCGACCTCCCCAATTTCTCCATAAGCTACATTCCTGGTTCGCCTGATTACTATTAAGGGCCCCTTGACCTCGCTCACCGTCTTATAGCCTTGAATACCCCTTATTTGCTGCATAGATCTAGCCTCTACATAAGTGTTTTAAGCATTTTGCAGTGATAATAATGAATATAGGGGCAACGCTTTAAACCATTTATAAGGCGGCTTCAATACATGAGGAAGTCTCAACCAAGTGATCTATACTTGTTTAAATTGATTCACCAGGCGAGGACTAATGGTAGATTAACGGCATTCACGGTCACGGAGCCCAAGGAGAATGAGTACGTCAGCAATATTTGGCTCAGCGATGGGTCTAGAACATGGCAATTCACCAGAAGCGGCTCCGACTCAGCCCGGCTTGGTCCCCAGATGGCTCTAGGCTAGCATTCCTCTCGCGAAGAGGGGCAAGGCCCGAGGATAAGTGGGTTCAATTAATGTTGAGCGACTTCAACGGCGAGCCCCGGGCCCTAGTGAAGAGGGAGGGTATTTCAAGCATTCAGTGGTCCAGGGATGGCAGATTCATATACTTCCTGGCCCCCGTGGGCAAAATAGATGATGACGTGAAGATAATAGATAGGATACCTATTTGGTTCAATGGGCGGGGCTACACGTATGGCGTATACACTCACTTATTTAGGGTTGACGCCGAGACAGGCGATGCGCAGCAATTAACCAGTGGGGACTTTAATGTTGTGGCGTTTGATGTATTGAATAATATAGCTATGGCCGTGTCCAGCAATGAGTTAAGGCCATTCGAGACCGAGATTCGCGTGTTGAGTGGCTCCGGCATGGAAACCATAAAAAGCGGGGCCCTAAGCGTGTCGTCGCTGGCTTGGCTGCCCAGCGGGGATGGATTATTAGCTATAGGCCATGACCTGCACAGGGGAACCGTTACTCATAATAGATTGCTGCGCATTGGATTAGATGGATCGATTAAGGATTTGCTGGGCGACTTTCCGCTGGAGGTCGGCAATAGCCTCAACAGCGATATGAGGGGCTCTCCTCCCGACGTTAAGGTGGAGCTCGATGGCTCATTAGCCATATTTCCAGTGAATGAGGCCGGATCAGTTAATCTATATGGATTCGACTTAGCCACGGGGCAATTAAGGCGAGTAACCGAGGGCGAGTGGAGCATTGAGAGCTTCTCTTCCCGCGGCGGCTCATTGGTGTTCACTGCCATGAATGCCGCATCGCCGGCCGAGCTATTCATGAGGGAGGGAAACAGCGTTAGGCGCATTACATCGTTTAATGATGGCGTGGTTTCATCNCTTCAATTGGCGAATCCCACGCATATTAGATTTACTGCCAGCGATGGCGTTTCCCTGGATGCTTGGGTTCTCTCTCAGCAATCAACGGGTAAATTGCCGGCAATAGTGGAGATCCATGGGGGCCCGAAGACAATGTATGGAAATGCCTTCATGTTTGAGTTCCACGTTCTCTCGGGGGACTTCATGGTTATTTACATGAATCCACGGGGGAGCGCCGGCTATAGTGAGGACTTCGCCGATATACGGGGGCACTATGGGGAGCGGGATTACTTGGATATAATGGAGGGATTAAGCCACATCATCTCCAGGTTCCCAGTGGATTCATCCAGGGTAGGGGTAATAGGGGGCTCATATGGTGGATTCATGGTTAATTGGATAATTACTCACACGAGGGCATTCAGGGCTGCAGTGAGCGAGAGATCCATAAGTAATTGGCTTCACTTCTTTGGGACCAGCGATATAGGGTTCTTCTTCGGGAATGACCACGTGGGGGGAAACTTGGACGCTGATCCATGGAGTAATCGAGATAAGTTCATCGAGAAGTCCCCCGTAATTCACGTAAAATATGTTGAGACTCCAGTAATGATTATTCACTCCCTTGAGGATTATAGGTGCTACGTGGGGGAGGCTCTGCAGTTCTATACTGCATTGAAGTATAATGGAAAGAAGGCTCGCCTAGTGCTTTTCCCGGGGGAGAACCATGACTTAAGTAGAACTGGGAAACCATCGCATAGAGTGGAGAGGCTCAACATAATTAGGGATTGGTTCATTAATGGCCTCGCCGGAAATACATTAAAGCAGTGATAGGGGTTAGGGCGCGTGGGCGAAGTAAGGGTATCCGAATTAGCGTATAAGGTATTGAATATAGTGGCTAATGGGGCAGTGAGCATTGATGAAGTGTCGCGAATAATTGGAATCGATTCGAATTCATTAATGAGAACTATAATGGAACTGGCTGCCAAGGGATTCATCACCACCGAGAAGAGAACAGTGGCTAGTTACGACTTAACCGAGGAGGGGAATCGCTACATGCTGCTCGGCTCGCCCGAGGCAAGACTAATTCAGTTACTGAAGAAATGCAACTGCACGCCTAAGCCAAGCGACTTGCCGAGCCTTGCCCAGGAGTTTGGAGTGGAGTTAACCATTGAGGAAGCCAAGATAGCGATTAACAACGCCGCTAAGCTCGGCGCTATAAGGTTCCAGGGCGGAACCATAATGCTTAATAGGATTGAGGAGAGGGATCCAGTTAAGGAATCATTAATCACCATTAGCCGCGGGGGCTCCATTGATGAGAAGAGCCTAGCCCAATTACTTAAGCGGGGATTAGTTAGGCGGCGGGAGCAATCCATTATATTGATTAAGCCAGACCAATCATTGCCGGGACTCCTCCGCAATGGCGTAATTAAGCCGGCTCGCCTAGTCACGTCCCTCACCTCCGAATTAATTAGAAGCGGTGAGTGGAGAAACCTGGAATTGAAGGAATTCGACCCATCGGTGCCGGTGCCCATACTGCAATCAATTGGGCGGCACTTCTATAGTGAATTCATTGATTTCCTGAAGGAGATATATGAATCCATGGGGTTCCAGGAAACCTATGGACCATATATTGAGTTGGAGTTCTGGAACTTCGATGCCTTATTTCAGGCCCAGGATCACCCCGCCAGGGAAATACATGACACGTTCTTCGTCTCCGCGCCCAGCCAACGCAATGTGCCGAAGCACTTAATTGATGGGGTTGCATCAGTTCATGAAAACGGCGGCGGCACCGGCTCAATGGGTTGGAGATATAAATGGAATGCAGAGAAGGCGCTCTCCCTAATTCTGCGTTCCCAGGCCACAGCAGTCAGCGTGCGAACACTGGCGTCGCGTGGAGATGGCGAGTATAGATCATTCACAATTGATAGGGTTTTCAGGCCTGAAGTGCTTGATGCAAAGCACTCAATGGAATTTCATCAAGCTGACGGCATAATAGTCGGCAGGGGACTCACGTTTAAGCATCTCCTTGGGTTTCACGAGGAATTCGCCAGGAGACTCGGCATGAAGCGAGTCATGTTTAGGCCCTCCTATTTCCCATTCACTAGCCCCAGCGCCGAGATATATATGCTTCACGATAGGCTGGGGTGGATAGAGGTGGGGGGAACAGGGATTTTCAGGCCAGAGGTGCTTGCGCCGCTTGGCATACGGGAGTCCACTGTACTGGCGTTCGGCATGGGAGTGGATAGGTTAGCCATGGTGGTGATGGGCGTGGGCGACATTCGTGACTTATTATCACCCAGCATTGAGTACCTAGCGGAGAGCAGAAGTAAACTCGTGAAGGCAATTCAATCAATGACCTAAGCGGGAAGCCTTAAAACGAGGCATGAATGCCCTAATATATGCTGGATATCGTGGCAATGGGGGAACCATTGGTTCAATTCAATGCCGTCACCAAGGGCCCCCTTCGTTACGTCACGTACTTCGAGAAGCACTCAACGGGGTCAGAGGCTAATGTATGCGTGGCGGCGGCTAGGCTCGGTCTTCGCAGCGGCTTAGTAACTAAGCTAGGCAATGATGAGTTCGGGCATTACGTGCTTAATTGGTTAAGGGGGGAGGGCGTTGATGTGTCCCGCATATTGCTTGATGATGAGCACCCCACAGGTGTGTACTTCGTTCAAAGGAGTTACCCCATACCTGGAGTCAGTGATGTTGCTTATTATAGGCATGGCTCCGCCGCCTCATTTATTTCCGAGAATGATATGGATTATGACTATATCAGAAATGCTCGAGTATTTCATACCACAGGCATAACTCTGGCGATAAGTGAATCGGCTCGATTGGCCGCATTAAGGGCGATGAGGGAAGCCAAGAAAGGCGGAGCATTAGTATCATTCGATTTAAACATTAGACGAAAGCTTTGGCGTGATATGGGGGAAGCCATTAAGGTAATGAAGGAGGCAATGAGTAATGTGGATGTGGTTTTCATGGATGAGGAGGAAGCCATGATGATGCTTGGACAGAGGGAGATTAGCTCCATGCTTAAGGAGGCTGAGAAGGTTTTTGGGATAAGTAAGGTAATAATCAAGAGAGGCATTAGGGGTTCAATAGCCAGGTGGGAAAACGAAGTCAGCGAGGTGGATGCATTCCATGTACCGGTGGAGGACCCCATAGGTGCTGGGGATGCGTATGTGGGCGTTTTCCTATCATCCATGTTAAAGGGCATGGGGCTCAAGGAGTCAATGCTGAGGGCATCGGCGGCGGCCGCAATGGTTGTCATGGTTAGAGGCGATGAGGAGAATCTGCCGAGCGAACGCGACTTAAGCCTCTTCCTGGGCAGCGTGGGTCATGATGTGGACATTAGGTAATTAAGAAATAACGGACTCTTTATTGTGAAGAATGGATCGATTTACAGAAAGCGGAAAGCCTCGCCCTTTAGGGTGGGGAGGAGGTCAGTTGAAGGGCTTCAGCGTTGTTTGTGGGATGAGGGAAAAAATGATTTAAAAATCTGGGCTTAACCCCTAATATGTGATGGGGCTTGTCGATTAATTCATCACTGAGCCCAGAGGTTCAGGTTGATGGGAATGCCGTTATTATTAGGATAAAGGTGGAGAAGGAGACCAGTGCATCCATGCTGGCTAAGAAGCTAAAGGAGAAGACGGGTCTCGAATTCTCGAGCCTCGGTGATTCCGTGGTCAGCGTGGTTACAATAGATAAGTCATTCATGGATGATGACTTCATCAAGGTCTTGACGGATAGAGTATCATCCATGCTGAATATAGATCTGGAGTCCTTGATTAAGGAATCCAAGAAGCCAGTCATCAAGAGAAGGAAGAGGAGAAGCAAGAGAGGCAAGAGGTCCCGCGGCAAGAAACGGGGAGCAAGAAGGAGAAAAAATTCATAGACACGTAAGGTTTTTAAACCTTCAGAGTCATGCATATTTTACTATGTCGGCAACGCCAATTACGCCTCCATCTGCAGAGGAGGTACATATAGAGGTGGATGAGGATACTAAGGCCACCATTAAGGAGATTTTATCCCAAATGATTNACCCAGTAACCATTGAATTCTTCACAAGCGCCACTTGTAAAGAGCGCGAAACTAATTGGTGCACACCAACACAGGAGTTACTGGACTTGTTGNTGGAGTTATCGCCGTCAGGCAAATTAATAGTGAATAAGCATAACTATGATGAGGATAAGGCTGCGTTCGAGAAGTTTGGGTTAACAAGCAACAGGGTTCCCGCCATATTAATGGATGGCGGTTCCATAAGGTACATCGGCGCGCCTCTGGGCGAGGAGGTGAGAGCATTCATAGAAACCATAACTAGGTTATCCACGGGCAAGACTGGGCTTAGGCAGAGAACCAAGGAGACGCTGAGCAAACTAAATGAATCCAATGCTAAGCACGTTGAGGTCATAACGGTGGTTACTCCATCCTGTCCTTACTGCCCCTACGCCGTTCTCTTAGCTAATATGTTTGCGCATGATAGTGGAGGCAAGGTTATTGCAATGAATGTGGAAGCATACGAAGCTCCAGACATAGCTGACGCGTACTCCGTAAGCGCTGTGCCTACCGTGGCTCTTCGCGCCGCGGATCAGGAAATAGGTAATGTGGAGTTCGTGGGGGTACCGCCTGAGGCGGAGCTGCTTAAGAAGGTTCTTGAGTATAGCGGAGCAGAACACGTGGAGAAGCAATAAATTTAATCCAATAAATCTAATCTAGCTCCAGCATGAATATATTATTTGTAACCGGTAATAAGGGTAAGATTGAGGAGGCAGCACATATATTATCTAGGTGGGGTATCGGCGTTTATCAGTCGACGAATCTACATAAGGTCGAGATACAGAGCAATGAATTGGAGGAAATAGTGACTTATGCATTGAATCAATTATGTGATTATGGGGATCTGATTGTGGTTGAGGATGATGGTCTCTTCATAGATTCATTACATGGCTTTCCAGGACCATACTCGGCCTATGTTTATGCAACTATTGGACTGCATGGGATTCTTCAATTGCTTGAATCCACCACGTCCAGGCGAGCAGTATTTAGGTCAGTCGTTGGTGTATGCATGGGTGGGAAACCAAAGCTCTTCAGGGGAGAAGTGGTTGGCAATATCGTTAATGAGCCTCGTGGCTCTCATGGATTTGGATTCGATCCTATCTTTGCCCCGCTTGGCGTTGATTCGACCTTTGCCGAGATGAATATTGAGGAGAAGTCGATTTACTCGCATAGGTCCCGGGCATTCACGAGGCTCGCCGAGTACCTTGTAGGAGGAAGATAGCTAGGAATGATATTAGCATGAGGAGCGCTCCAATTTCTATCCCAAGGGATAATTTATATATATCCAGCGAGGAATAGTCCTGAATGGTGCATACGACTTCCTTCCAATTGCCCATTTCCAAATAGTTGCCGGCGATTAGGCTAGCATTATTTGGGTAGCAATACGGATAATAATTGCTCGGTAACTCAATGTGCATGTTGCTTGCCTTTCGTGCAATTATTATTACATTGCCCCACTCATTCAAGGTTATATTAAGATGATCGCAATTCACAGCGCGTTGATTGGGTCCATATAGTATAAGCGAGGAATTGATGGGAACCACCAGGGTATAATTAACTTGACTAGTGGTTATGCTGCATGACACGCTCTGAGCGATCGCTGTAACGGCTACTGATAGAGCTGCAATCATCATAAATAAAATGAGTCCCTGTCTCCTCATGCTTCACACCTCCGGCAGCTGAAGCTGGCTAGGTATTAGCTTCTCATTCTTGAGCGATCTCAGGAACTTAACATTATGTATTAATATAACCTTAGTCGCACAACTGTAGCAGTATGTATTTCCATTTATTATAGCAGCGGCCCTCCGAGATCCACATACAATACAAGTAAATGCCTTCATCCTAACCACAGCGATTCACTCAAGCGATTTAAATGTTGCTTACATAAAGGAAATCCACAATTACTTTCTGAATAATAAGGCATTATGCGAGTCGATTCCCTTGATCCAGACATTAGTCATGCCATTCCTTGAAAAGATTTCCCTAACTTCCTCGGGCCTCATCCTTAACCATGGAGGCGGACCAAATCCAGTTAATCCTGGCTTGAACTCAATTATAAGCGCGAGCCCCCCATTCTTGAGCACTCTATGAATTTCCTTGGCCACGCCATCCTTATTCTCCATATCATGAAATGAATTAACCATTAATAGAAAATCCACTTCGCCGTTCTTAATTGAGGTGTGTTCAGCGTCCTCGATCAGGAAAATGGCATTACCGTTAATGCGGCTCTTAGCTACCTCTATGGATTGGGGATCCCTATCTATGCAGTAAACTTTATTGGCGTGACGCAAAAGAGCGTCGCAGAATCGCCCTACCCCGCATCCTAGATCGGCCGCTGTATCCNCGTGGTTCATTGTGTCATTTATTAGTTTCTCTATTTCCGGAGATGCAGGCCAATCCCCATGTTTTCCACGATGCATAATTAGTCGATATCGGAAACTNAATACTTAATAAATATTTAGGACCCCAGTGAACTACCCGCCCTCACGGACGGGCATCCCCACCTCGCGGTGATGATTTCCTGCTTCCTCCAGGAAACTCACTATACGCTCCCTCAGAGAAGGAGACTTTCGCCCCCTTAACCCCCGATAAGTTAAAGCCTCATAATTAGGTAGAGAATTGCAATAAAATCTGAGAAATTCCTATATTAATTACAAATCAAAGAATTGCATGGATGCGAAAATAGTAGGTCTGGCGGTGCTGGCAATAGTCTTGCTAGTGGCCGCCATAGTGGGCTTCTATCAATACTCCACCGCTGCTTCAAAGGCTTCATCCCTGGCTTCAACCGTGCAAATGTATAAATCATCGCTGCAATCAGCGGAATCGAATGCAACCAAGTATGAGGAGCTCTATCTAAATGCAACTAAGTATGAGGACATGTATATGGCTCTCTACTCCAATGCGGAGAAGAATTATACTCAATACCTCAACTTATACGATAATTTGGCAAGCGAGTCGCATGCAATTCAGCAGTATGCCGAGGGCGCTGCGCTGGATACGGTATTTAAGTTCTGGGATGGAATAGCAATAGAGAATCCAAGCGATGTGACTCCCCTCTTGGCTGGAAACTTCACTGCGAATATAGTTGGGACACCGTTCCCAGGCACCTATACATACTCATCATTTAACTCAACATGGCTTCAAAACTTCTTTGGCAATTATGAAACCGTTTACTTCTACACCACTGCCCTGCCCACGGTCACTGAGCTAAATAACTCCACGTTCCTAGTCACAGCGGTCGTTCAGTACTTCGTGGCTCCAACTCAGGATCCAGTGTATCTACAAGTATTTAATGCATCTAACTCCATAACGGTAAAGATAATAAATGGTGCGCCAATGATAGTTAGCCTTTCTTGGGATGGAAATGAGTTGCCGCCATCAACTGTAATAGCCGGCTACCCCTCGCAACACTCATTGCAAGCTAATCAAGCAATGATGATATACCTCAATGAGTTGAACAGCCTAGGGGCCGAGTTGCCGCCCAACTATATTGCGGCATCATTTGCGCCAACGGCAACGCTAAGCGTAAATGGGCAATTACCG
This genomic stretch from Thermocladium sp. ECH_B harbors:
- a CDS encoding methionine aminopeptidase translates to MMDEEAVRKYKDSGRALRAALRRAVDAAHPGMKVIELCNLVEETVKEYGAEPAFPTNIGINEVAAHYTALIGDELTIPSNSIVKIDAGAHIDGYITDAAVTVYFNDAFSMMARAAKAALGNAIDNFKPGTQMGRVGAIIEKTIRSYGYRPIENLTGHLIRRYLLHAGVSVPNIEAETGEKVMPGETYAIEPFVTNGKGHVVDGKTITIYRVERVAVKKLGKELEEAAELIYSRFNSLPFTPRWLQGDFRDSTMPIINQLMRRGVLYGYATLIEGGKGYVAQFEDTVLVTGDGAEPLVGTIDLAQ
- a CDS encoding ATP synthase subunit B (produces ATP from ADP in the presence of a proton gradient across the membrane; the B subunit is part of the catalytic core of the ATP synthase complex); this encodes MQQIRGIQGYKTVSEVKGPLIVIRRTRNVAYGEIGEVEGPDGEPRLVQVVEVGPDYAIAQVLTGTLGLPALGSTVRFRGKTFDVRVSEDLLGRVLNGRGEPRDGLPMPPPEEFLDVNGEPLNPYARDYPEEPIETGISAIDGLYTMVRGQKLPIFSGTGLPHNMMAAQAARQATVRGAESEFAIVFAAVGLKTEEALFFLDEFRRTGALRRLVMVLNLASDPVAERILTPRIALTIAEYLAWWRDYHVLVILTDLTNYAEALRELSSSKGELPGRXGYPGYMYTDLASIYERAGRAHGRKGSVTQFPILTMPHDDITHPIPDLSGYITEGQLVLSRSMWGRGIYPPFDVLMSLSRLMKDAIGEGKTREDHKYVANQLISAYARASDIRNLAILVGENNLSWRERRYLRFAVEFEKKFIAQGYYERRSFENTLDIAWDALSILPEDELTNVPSEVSRRYYKSPIFESVKDEGXKTRESQPKA
- a CDS encoding CopG family transcriptional regulator, encoding MPKTKSKEKMVLISVHLPKQILEELDELVKRGIFPSRSEAIRIAIRDLMMHEGARNKQSEETMLITGR
- a CDS encoding glutaredoxin produces the protein MSATPITPPSAEEVHIEVDEDTKATIKEILSQMIXPVTIEFFTSATCKERETNWCTPTQELLDLLXELSPSGKLIVNKHNYDEDKAAFEKFGLTSNRVPAILMDGGSIRYIGAPLGEEVRAFIETITRLSTGKTGLRQRTKETLSKLNESNAKHVEVITVVTPSCPYCPYAVLLANMFAHDSGGKVIAMNVEAYEAPDIADAYSVSAVPTVALRAADQEIGNVEFVGVPPEAELLKKVLEYSGAEHVEKQ
- a CDS encoding ribokinase produces the protein MLDIVAMGEPLVQFNAVTKGPLRYVTYFEKHSTGSEANVCVAAARLGLRSGLVTKLGNDEFGHYVLNWLRGEGVDVSRILLDDEHPTGVYFVQRSYPIPGVSDVAYYRHGSAASFISENDMDYDYIRNARVFHTTGITLAISESARLAALRAMREAKKGGALVSFDLNIRRKLWRDMGEAIKVMKEAMSNVDVVFMDEEEAMMMLGQREISSMLKEAEKVFGISKVIIKRGIRGSIARWENEVSEVDAFHVPVEDPIGAGDAYVGVFLSSMLKGMGLKESMLRASAAAAMVVMVRGDEENLPSERDLSLFLGSVGHDVDIR
- a CDS encoding small nuclear ribonucleoprotein (Sm), whose protein sequence is MASRCLGMIQSELNEMAGKIVMVKLRDGTTVRGVLKSFDQHMNLLLEDSEEIIDPKTSVKRGLVMIRGDTVLFVSPL
- a CDS encoding non-canonical purine NTP pyrophosphatase, which codes for MNILFVTGNKGKIEEAAHILSRWGIGVYQSTNLHKVEIQSNELEEIVTYALNQLCDYGDLIVVEDDGLFIDSLHGFPGPYSAYVYATIGLHGILQLLESTTSRRAVFRSVVGVCMGGKPKLFRGEVVGNIVNEPRGSHGFGFDPIFAPLGVDSTFAEMNIEEKSIYSHRSRAFTRLAEYLVGGR